The genomic interval GATCCAGGCGGCGGAACCGCTCGATGACGTGCGTGTCCTTCGACGAACCGCGCAGGCTGGTTTCGGTAATGAAGTTGTACGTCTCGACCACCAGCGTCTCGCCGTCCCAGTGCCCGCGCGACTCGCCCGACCACTGCCGCAGGCCGTGGCGCGGCGTATCGTCGATCGGGATGATCCGCGCGTTGTGGACCATCTCGTTGACAATGATGACGTAGCCTGGGATCTGCATGATGTGGACGTTGTTGTTGTACGAGGCGGCCGTCATCGGCGGACCCGCATTGAACCCCAGGATGCACCGATCCGACAGGCTCCGGTCCGTGTAGTGGTCGGCGAAACCGTTCCGGAGGTTGAGCCGGCGGACGCGCCGCGCCTCGCGGTGCTCGTCGGTGTACGGAATCCGGCCGCTCGGCGGATCGACGATGAGCGCGGTGCGCTTGTCGGCCGTCAGCTCCACGCCGCGCTCGTACCAGAACTCGTTGTAGGAGAGGACGCCGCCCTCGGCGCGCGACTGGTAGCCGGCGCTCGGTGCTCCGGTCTCCGGATCGAACAGGTCACGGTTCAGCCGGATGCGCTCGGACGCCTCGAACTGCGCCGCCGCCTCGGGATCGAGGGTCTCCTGCCCCTCCAGCGCCGCCGGCCGCTCAAGCGGCGTCAGGGTCCGGAAGGTGAACACGCCGGAGATATGCGGCTGCCCGTCAGGCGTCCGCATTGCGGCGCCGTCGCCATTCCCGTTCGTCTGGGCCAGCCCGGGCGCGGGCGCCAGCGCAAACAGCGCCAAGGCCACGAAAAGCACAGCGAATCGCTTTGTCATCGGATCTGCCTCCCCCGGGATGAACCCGGAACGGACCATGCTACCACGCCCCGCGACGTCCGATCCCCGGCCGTCAGTTCGCCTGCGAAGCGATGCGGTAGAGCTTCGAGGCGGTGCGGATAATGAGACTCCCGCGGGCGATGGCGGGCGTCGCCATTGTCCACTCCTCGAGCGAGTTCTTGCCCAGAATCTCGAATTCGGGACCCGCCTGAATGACGAACGTGTCGCCATCCTCGCTCAGGGCGAAGATCTTGCCGTTGTAGGCCCAGGGAGACGCCGTGAAGAGCGTGCCGGCGGTGACTCGGCGCCGCGGGTAGACCGGCTGTCCGTTGCGCGCGTCGTAGGCCATCATGACCCCGCGGTCGAGCAGCGTGTAGTGGGTGTCGCCATAGACCAGCGACGAGGGGTTGTAGGAGCCGAGCTGCTGGTTCGACCAGACGACGTAGTCGTTGCTCGCGCTCCCTTCACCGAGGGTGATGTCACCGCTCGCGCCGGCCCGGATGGCGTATACCGGCCGGGTCTGATCGGCGATGTAGCCGGAGTTTATGAACAGGAGATCGTGACTCTCGAACGGGGTCGGGATGACGAGCGAGGACATACCGTGCAGTTCCCAGAGCAACTCGCCGTCCTCGACGGCGTAGGAACGGACCCCGCCCGTGCCGGTCGTGACGAGCTCCGTTCGGACGTCGTTCTCCCAGACGAACGGCGTCGACCAATTGGTCGCCTCCTCGCGATCGGTCCGCCAGATCAGGTCCCCCGTTCGCGCGTCGTACGCCGCGACCCAGGACTGCGCCTCGCTGTCGTTCACCATGTAGAGGCGCCCGGCATGCAGCACGGGCGAGCCGGCCGCACCCCAGGAGCGGCGCGGCACCCATTCGAACGGAACCGTCCACGCCTCGTTCCCGTCGAAGTCGAGCGCGAACAGTCCGATGTCGCCGAGGTAGACGTACACCCGCTCGCCGTCGGTGACCGGTGTCTCGGAAGCGAACGTACTCTTCTGATGCGTCGGAAGCGACGGTACCGCCTCGTGCAGCGCGCGCTCCCAGCGGATCTCGCCCGTCTCGAAGTCGATGTCGTAGAGGACCCACCGAAGCGACTCCGTCTCCTGGTTCAGGAAGCCACCGGTCATCGTCCCGCCCAGGGACCGCGCCCGGTAGTGCTCGGTCGGCATCGGCGCTTCGTCGTTGCCGCCCGCGCGGGATGCCGTCAGAACGAAGACGTGCTCGCCCCAGACAATCGGAGAGCTCCAGGCGCGTCCGGGGATGTCAATCCGCCACGCGACGTTCTCGTCAACTCCCCACCGCTCCGGCAGCGCCGGGTCGTCGGGCACGACACCCGCCACCCCGCCGCGAAACTGCGGCCAGTGTTCCTGGGCCATTGCCGCGGTTGCGCTGAACGCCAGCAGCAGGCAAGCCATCCAGATTGTGCGTCGTTCCATCGTTGCGGTCTCCCCTCGCGGTTTGCGCACCATTCTATGACGGGGCGCGTAGACTGTGCCTCGTGACGCTGGCTCGATGGACCGCGTCCTGGTTGCGGCCGTACCGTGGACGGGTCGGGCTGATCCTGATCCTGTCGGCCGGGGAGATCGGTCTGACGGCGCTGGCGCCGTGGGCCCTCAAGTTGATTGTCGACTCGGTGCTCGGCGGGGAGCCGCTGCCGCAGCAACTCGCCGCCCTCCTGCCGGGCCTGGCGGCTACCGGGACCGTTACCCTGCTCGTAGTCTTCGCCGCATCCGGCCTGCTGCTGCAGGTGGCGGCCGAGGTGGTCCGCCTGACCCATACGCAACTGGAAGTGGAGATGGGCCAGCGCGTCGTGCACGACCTGAGAACGCGGCTCCTCGACCACCTTCAGGCGCTGCCGCTCGGCCATCATCTGAAGCACCGGACGGCGGACGCCGTCTACCGGCTCGACGCCGATACGTACTGCATCAACGACCTGGCGACGGGCGGCCTCTTTCCGATTGCGCTGGCCGGGCTGCATCTGGCGGTCATGTTCGGCATCCTGATCGCGATCGACCCGACCCTTGCGCTGCTGTCGCTCGGCGTCGCGCCGTTCCTCTACCTGTCGCTCCGTTACCACGCGACGACACTCGTCGAACGGGCCGAGCAGGTCAAGACGCAGGAATCCGGCCTCGTGGAACGGGCCTACGAGACGCTCCGCTCCATCGCCGCCGTTAAGGCCTTCGCCCGCGAGCGGCACGAGCTGCGCCGCTACGCCGACGCCGGCCGGGAGACCATGCGGGCCCGCGTGCGCCTCACCTGGCAGGAATCGCTCTTCTCGCTGGCGGTGACCGCGATCACGCTGGCGGGAACGGCGGTCATTCTGGTGGTGGGTGGACTGCACGTGCTCGACGGCACCCTGACGGTCGGGACGCTGCTGGTGGTCATCGCCTACCTGGCCGCGGTGTACGACCCGGTCAGCGCCATAGCCCACACCGTCGGCACGCTGCAGGAGGCAGTCGTGAGCGCACGGCGCGTGCGCGACCTGTTCGCCCTGCGCCCGGAAGTGCCGGAGGCACCCGGCGCCGTCGACGCGTCGGCGGTTTCCGGGGCCATCCGCTTCGAGGGCGTCGGTTTCTCGTACGACGGCGACCGGCAGGTCCTCGACGACGTGACCTTCGCGGCCCACCCCGGCGATCTCGTCGCGATAGTCGGGCCGACCGGCGCCGGCAAGACGACGCTCGTGCATCTGATTCCCCGGCTGTTCGACCCGACGGCGGGCCGCGTTCTCATCGACGAACGGAACGTGGCGGACTACCGGCTGCGGTCGCTGCGCGAACGGATCGCGCTCGCGCCGCAGGATCCGGTGCTGTTCGCCGGCACCATCGGCGACAACATCCGGTACGGCCGCCTGGGCGCTTCCGATGCCGACGTGGAGGCGGCAGCGCACGCCGCCCAGATCCACGACTTCATCTCCAGCCTCCCGTCGGGTTATCGGACACCGGTCGACGAGGCCGGAGCCACGCTCTCCGGCGGCGAGCGGCAACGCCTCGGGATCGCACGCGCGCTGGTAAAGCAGGCCCCGATCCTGATCCTGGACGAGCCAGCCTCCTCACTCGACGCCATCGCGGAAGCAGCCCTCTTCAACGCAATCCGTAAGGGCCGGAAGGGCCGCACGACGCTGGTGATCGCCCACCGGCTCGCCACCGTGCGCGACGCGACACGCATCCTGGTTCTCGACGGCGGCCGGGTCGCGGCGGCCGGAACCCACGACCACCTAGTCGCAACCAGCCCGCTCTACCGGCGGATGTGGGAGCGATTCTCGTCACCCGGGGGCCTGCGCAGCGGTCTCGCGACGGGCGCACCTGCACGATGAAGATCGTCCTTGCCGGCATCATTGGCAGGTATCCATTCGGGGGCGTCACCTGGTGTTCCCTCATGTACCTGCTCGGCCTTCGCGCGCTGGGTCACGAAGTCTGCTACCTGGAAGACACCGGCGAGTGCGTCTACGACGCCGACGCCGACGCCATCGCCCTGGATCCGGGTTACGGCACCCGTTACATCCAGGACGCGCTCGCGCCATTCGGCCTCGACGACCGCTGGTGCTTCGTCAACTACGACGAGACGTACCACGGCTGGACACGCCCGCAGCTCCGCGCCTTCTGCCGAGACGCGGATCTCTTCCTCAATCTCTCGGGCGGATCCTGGTTCTGGCGCGACGAATACCGCGCGATTCCGCATCGCGCCTTCATCGATTCGGACCCCGTCTTCACGCAGCTCGCGATTACCAAGGGCGTGCCGTGGTATGTCGATTTCTTCCGCGAATTCGATCACCTCTTCACCTTCGGCGCAAACATCGCGAAGCCGGGCGCGGCGGTCGATGTCCCGTCCGGCCCGTTCAAGTGGGAGCACACCTGGCAGCCGGTCACAACCGGACTCTGGCAGACCGATGAGCCGCCCTCACGTGACCGCTTCACGACGGTGATGACCTGGAAGACCGAGAGTTTCGCCGACGTCGACGGCAACAAGGACCGCGAGTTCGTTCGCTTCATCGATCTCCCGGCGCGAACCGCGGCGCGGTTCGAGATCGCCGTGAACGGCCCGCGCGACCTCCTTCGCCGGCATGGCTGGTCCCCCCTCGACGCGATGCAGGTATCGCGGACGGCGCCCGCCTACCAGTCGTTCATCCAGGGATCGAAGGCGGAGTTCGGCGTTGCGAAGCACGCCTATGTTGCTCATCGATCCGGCTGGTTCAGCGACCGGACCGCCTGCTATCTGGCTGCGGGACGCCCCGCCGTGGCGCAAGATACGGGCTGGTCAGATCATCTGCCGGCCGGCAAGGGGCTTCTTCCCTTTTCCACGCTGGAGGAGGCCGTCGACAGCGTCGAGCGCGTCGAGCGCGACTACGCGGCGCACTCGGCCAGAGCCCGTGAAATCGCAGTCGAATGCTTCGACGCGGACCGAATTCTGCCGCCGTTGATCGACCGGGCATGCGCATGAACCTGGAGTACGATGCGCCGAGCGAGCGCGCCGTGCTCGGCGCGTTGGAATACGGCGCAAGATCCGAGGGACGACCATGCAAGCGCGACGGTTCCTGATTCTCCTCGGCTTGGTCCTGCTGGCCGCGCCGCTTGCGGGCCAGGGGCAGGAACGCTTCGATCTACTCATCCGCGGCGGCCGGGTCGTCGACGGTTCCGGCAATCCCTGGGTGCGCGCCGACGTGGCGATCCGCGGCGACCAGATCGCGCGCATCGGTCACCTGCCGGAAGCCACCGCGGATCGCATCGTCGACGCCGAGGGGCTGGTGGTGGCGCCCGGTTTCATCGATCCGCACACCCATGCGGTGCGCGGCATCTTCGACGTGCCGACGGCCGACAACTACCTGCTCCAGGGCGTCACGACCCTGACCGAAGGCAACGACGGTAGCTCGCCGTGGCCGATCGGCGACCACCTGGAGCGAATCGCCGAGCTCGGCATCAGTCCGAACTGGGGAATCTTCGCCGGCCAGGGAACGATCCGGCGCGAGGTCATCGGCGCCGAGGACCGCGACCCGACGCGAGACGAGCTGGATCGGATGCGGGCGCTCGTCGCCCAGGCGATGCGGCAGGGAGCCTTCGGCCTGTCCACCGGATTGTTCTACGTCCCCGGCAGCTTCACATCGACCGAAGAGGTCATCGAACTATCGAAGATCGCGGCTTCCCACGGCGGAATCTACATCTCGCACATGCGCGACGAAGCACTGCGGTTGCTCGACTCGGTGCGGGAGACGATCCGTATCGGCGAGGAAGCGGGCATCCCGGTGCAGATGACCCATCACAAGGCGATCAGCCGCGACATGTGGGGCCGGAGCGCGGACAGTCTCGCGCTGGTGGACGCGGCGCGGGCACGGGGGGTCGACATCACCATCGATCAGTACCCCTACACCGCCTCCCAGACCGGAATCACCGCCATCGTGCCGCAGTGGGCCCAGGCGGGCGGAACCGAAGAGCTGATCGAACGGTTGCGGGATCCGGAAACGCGGCGTCGCATACGCGAGGAGATCGTCTATCGCATCGAGCACGATCGGGGCGGCGGCGATCCCGCGAACATCGTCATCGGCCTGTGCGAGTGGGACCGATCACTCGAAGGCAAGAGTCTCGCGGACATCCTGGACGAGCGCGGCATCGAGGTCACGACCGCGAACGCCGCCGACCTGGCCATGGAGATCATCGAGAGCGGCGGCGCCCGGGCCATCTACCACGCGATGGACGAACGGGATGTCGAGCGGATCATGCAACATCCGGCCACCGCCATCGGCTCCGACGGCGGCATCTCGGTTTTCGGGGCCAGCGTGCCCCACCCGCGTGAGTACGGCACGTTCGCCCGGGTTCTCGGCCGCTACGTGCGGGAACGGGGCGTCCTGACGATCGAGGAGGCGATCCGCAAGATGAGCGGCGCCACCGCCCATCGCCTGGGCCTGCAGGACCGGGGACTCCTGCGGGAGGGCTTCTTTGCCGACATCGCGGTCTTCGACCCCGACCGCGTCATCGACCGGGCGACATTTCCCGAACCGCACCAGTACAGCGAAGGCTTCGTGTACGTCCTGGTCAACGGCGTGCTCGTCGTCGAGGGCGGCAAGCATACGGGCGCGCGCCCGGGACGCGTGCTCTACGGCCCAGGGCGGCGCTAGCGCGCAGACTCAGGTCGCGGCTACTGCCGGGGCTCGAACTGCGGGTAGTCGACGCCGACCTGCTCCAGGTAAGTGTCGTAGCGCTCCTCGTCGTAGTAGAACTCCTCGAGCTGCGGCTTGAAGCGCTCCATGATGTCCCGGTTCAGCCAGATCGCCGGTTCGTCCTCCGGGCGCAGGAACGTCGTGTACTGCCGGTCCTTGGTCTGGATTTCCTCGAAATAGTCCCGCGCCGACTGCACGAGCTCCGGCTGAAGCAGGAAGTCGAGCAGGGTCAGCGCCTGCACCTTCGCCGCGGCCGTCGCACCCTGGTGGGCGATCGGCGTGGCCATGGCAATGGTCTTGTTCCAGTTGTGACCCGCTCCGCCGGGAATGTTCGAGGGAAACCGCAGCGTGGCGGTCGGCACCACCCAGGAAACATCACCGATGTCGTCGGAGCCACCGCCACGCCGCTGGTTGTCGGGAATGCGCTCGGCGCCGTCCAGCTCTTCCTGCACTTCCGTCAGCAGGCCCTGCTCCTCCACATCGAGCATCTTCTGCACGGCGCGGGCGAAGCGCTGATCGTCCTCCGACCAGTCAGGCATCCCGACCCGTTGGATGTTGGTGAACATCGTCTCGGCAATCACCCGGTTATGGTGCTGCGGCCAGGCCGCGCCGAGAACCCGCGAAGTGACGGTGGTGTCGGTCATCTTCGCCGCACCCTCCGCCATGGCGTCCCCAATTCGCCACATCCGCATGATGTTGTCGTAGTCGGTCTCGCGGAAGAAGTACCAGACGCTGGCGGTCGGCGGCACCACGTTGGGCTGGTCGCCTCCATCGGAGATGACGTAGTGCGAACGCTGCTGGATGCGCAGGTGCTCGCGCCGGAAGT from Acidobacteriota bacterium carries:
- a CDS encoding PQQ-like beta-propeller repeat protein, whose amino-acid sequence is MVRKPRGETATMERRTIWMACLLLAFSATAAMAQEHWPQFRGGVAGVVPDDPALPERWGVDENVAWRIDIPGRAWSSPIVWGEHVFVLTASRAGGNDEAPMPTEHYRARSLGGTMTGGFLNQETESLRWVLYDIDFETGEIRWERALHEAVPSLPTHQKSTFASETPVTDGERVYVYLGDIGLFALDFDGNEAWTVPFEWVPRRSWGAAGSPVLHAGRLYMVNDSEAQSWVAAYDARTGDLIWRTDREEATNWSTPFVWENDVRTELVTTGTGGVRSYAVEDGELLWELHGMSSLVIPTPFESHDLLFINSGYIADQTRPVYAIRAGASGDITLGEGSASNDYVVWSNQQLGSYNPSSLVYGDTHYTLLDRGVMMAYDARNGQPVYPRRRVTAGTLFTASPWAYNGKIFALSEDGDTFVIQAGPEFEILGKNSLEEWTMATPAIARGSLIIRTASKLYRIASQAN
- a CDS encoding ABC transporter ATP-binding protein, whose translation is MCVVPSLRSPLAVCAPFYDGARRLCLVTLARWTASWLRPYRGRVGLILILSAGEIGLTALAPWALKLIVDSVLGGEPLPQQLAALLPGLAATGTVTLLVVFAASGLLLQVAAEVVRLTHTQLEVEMGQRVVHDLRTRLLDHLQALPLGHHLKHRTADAVYRLDADTYCINDLATGGLFPIALAGLHLAVMFGILIAIDPTLALLSLGVAPFLYLSLRYHATTLVERAEQVKTQESGLVERAYETLRSIAAVKAFARERHELRRYADAGRETMRARVRLTWQESLFSLAVTAITLAGTAVILVVGGLHVLDGTLTVGTLLVVIAYLAAVYDPVSAIAHTVGTLQEAVVSARRVRDLFALRPEVPEAPGAVDASAVSGAIRFEGVGFSYDGDRQVLDDVTFAAHPGDLVAIVGPTGAGKTTLVHLIPRLFDPTAGRVLIDERNVADYRLRSLRERIALAPQDPVLFAGTIGDNIRYGRLGASDADVEAAAHAAQIHDFISSLPSGYRTPVDEAGATLSGGERQRLGIARALVKQAPILILDEPASSLDAIAEAALFNAIRKGRKGRTTLVIAHRLATVRDATRILVLDGGRVAAAGTHDHLVATSPLYRRMWERFSSPGGLRSGLATGAPAR
- a CDS encoding D-aminoacylase, whose translation is MQARRFLILLGLVLLAAPLAGQGQERFDLLIRGGRVVDGSGNPWVRADVAIRGDQIARIGHLPEATADRIVDAEGLVVAPGFIDPHTHAVRGIFDVPTADNYLLQGVTTLTEGNDGSSPWPIGDHLERIAELGISPNWGIFAGQGTIRREVIGAEDRDPTRDELDRMRALVAQAMRQGAFGLSTGLFYVPGSFTSTEEVIELSKIAASHGGIYISHMRDEALRLLDSVRETIRIGEEAGIPVQMTHHKAISRDMWGRSADSLALVDAARARGVDITIDQYPYTASQTGITAIVPQWAQAGGTEELIERLRDPETRRRIREEIVYRIEHDRGGGDPANIVIGLCEWDRSLEGKSLADILDERGIEVTTANAADLAMEIIESGGARAIYHAMDERDVERIMQHPATAIGSDGGISVFGASVPHPREYGTFARVLGRYVRERGVLTIEEAIRKMSGATAHRLGLQDRGLLREGFFADIAVFDPDRVIDRATFPEPHQYSEGFVYVLVNGVLVVEGGKHTGARPGRVLYGPGRR
- a CDS encoding amidohydrolase; its protein translation is MFLKSTAAVVVAAVVIPVTGSADLAAAEPPPAAASQSGTDDRLERLKSEVLEGVDSRRAFVQRMVDSLFSFAELGFQEFETQRYITELLEAEGFEIELGTAGMPSGWLARWGSGRPVIALGSDVDGIPRSSQVPGVAYREPMIEGAPGHGEGHNSGQAVNIAAALAVKEIMEREEIPGTLLIWPGIAEEQLGGKAFFVRAGVFDDVDLVLYSHVSSAMTTAWGDSRGNGMVSVEYTFEGESAHGAGDPWNGRSALDAVELMNIGWNFRREHLRIQQRSHYVISDGGDQPNVVPPTASVWYFFRETDYDNIMRMWRIGDAMAEGAAKMTDTTVTSRVLGAAWPQHHNRVIAETMFTNIQRVGMPDWSEDDQRFARAVQKMLDVEEQGLLTEVQEELDGAERIPDNQRRGGGSDDIGDVSWVVPTATLRFPSNIPGGAGHNWNKTIAMATPIAHQGATAAAKVQALTLLDFLLQPELVQSARDYFEEIQTKDRQYTTFLRPEDEPAIWLNRDIMERFKPQLEEFYYDEERYDTYLEQVGVDYPQFEPRQ